Proteins from a single region of Deltaproteobacteria bacterium CG11_big_fil_rev_8_21_14_0_20_42_23:
- the recA gene encoding recombinase RecA — translation MSTVQNNNVDREKALALAVASIEKQFGKGSIMRLGKDEPLFQGLDVISTGSLSLDVALGVGGLPRGRVIEVYGPESSGKTTLALQAVANAQKKGLVCAFVDAEHALDVDYARKLGVNTEDLLISQPDSGEQALEIADTLVRSGAVGLLVVDSVAALTPRAELEGEMGDAQMGAQARLMSQALRKLTATISKSGTMLIFINQIRMKIGVMFGNPETTTGGNALKFYASVRLDIRRTGAIKNGEEIIGNRTRVKVVKNKVAPPFRQAEFDIVYGEGVSRTGDVLDLAADAGFVEKSGAWYTCGEEKLGQGRENAKIYLKENPKVLERLEKAVLAKHGIGLRVQNGGAAAVANPEEAKADADKAPIKMKKSS, via the coding sequence ATGAGTACAGTACAAAACAACAATGTTGATCGCGAAAAGGCACTTGCACTTGCAGTTGCCTCCATTGAAAAGCAATTTGGAAAAGGTTCTATCATGCGGCTTGGCAAAGACGAGCCTTTGTTTCAGGGGCTTGATGTTATTTCCACTGGTTCCTTGTCTTTAGATGTTGCACTTGGTGTTGGTGGTTTGCCTCGTGGCAGAGTCATCGAAGTCTATGGTCCAGAATCTTCTGGTAAAACCACGTTGGCGCTGCAAGCCGTTGCCAATGCACAAAAGAAAGGCTTAGTTTGCGCCTTTGTAGATGCCGAGCACGCCTTAGACGTAGACTACGCACGAAAACTTGGTGTGAATACTGAAGACTTGCTTATTTCTCAGCCAGACAGCGGAGAGCAAGCGCTTGAAATTGCCGATACGCTTGTGCGTTCTGGCGCAGTAGGTCTGCTAGTGGTGGATTCGGTTGCAGCACTTACACCACGTGCCGAACTTGAAGGCGAAATGGGCGATGCGCAAATGGGCGCTCAAGCTAGGTTGATGAGTCAGGCGCTTCGTAAGCTCACGGCCACTATTTCAAAATCGGGCACTATGCTTATTTTCATCAACCAAATTCGTATGAAAATTGGGGTGATGTTTGGAAATCCTGAAACGACAACGGGCGGAAACGCGCTTAAGTTTTATGCATCGGTTCGTTTAGATATCAGACGCACTGGCGCTATCAAAAATGGTGAAGAGATTATTGGGAACAGAACGCGAGTAAAAGTAGTAAAAAATAAAGTGGCTCCACCATTTAGACAAGCTGAGTTTGATATTGTGTATGGCGAAGGTGTTTCTCGCACGGGCGATGTGCTTGATCTTGCAGCTGATGCGGGCTTCGTAGAAAAAAGTGGAGCTTGGTATACTTGCGGTGAAGAGAAGCTTGGCCAAGGTAGAGAAAATGCAAAAATATACCTCAAAGAAAATCCAAAAGTCTTAGAGCGTTTGGAAAAAGCCGTTCTTGCAAAGCATGGTATTGGCCTTCGCGTGCAAAATGGTGGTGCAGCAGCCGTTGCTAACCCCGAAGAGGCAAAAGCAGATGCAGATAAAGCCCCAATAAAAATGAAAAAAAGTTCTTAA
- a CDS encoding competence/damage-inducible protein A — protein MKIALLTTGDEILQGIITDTNSAWLSQRCYDLGHEVVWHASVGDDEAAMMQALRMASSLAEVLIVTGGLGPTQDDITLEVAAKTFSKPLSLSDELLKEIEAFFHKRGRVMASSNKKQAYLPEGAKPLHNELGTAPGVHIQADGVHVFLLSGVPAEMKQMFDDSVAKWLEEKASAKPSDKTLRCYGIGESDLQEKLEGLNLHDCRLSFRVKFPEILLKVVSFSGNAEAVDKVSAEITKRLGAFVYGKGEEDLVQLVAKQLTQQKKTLALAESCTGGYLSHLLTNIPGASAYLNRTLVVYANQAKHDELGISEKLLKEKGAVSKEVALEMANALRKKSHADYALSLTGIAGPAGGANEKPLGTVYVALSSVSETLCEHFVFHTTRTSFKERAAWAALNILKNSLDK, from the coding sequence ATGAAAATTGCTCTTCTTACCACTGGCGACGAAATTCTTCAGGGTATCATCACCGATACCAACAGTGCCTGGCTCAGTCAGCGCTGCTACGACCTAGGCCACGAAGTAGTGTGGCACGCAAGTGTTGGTGATGACGAGGCCGCCATGATGCAAGCCTTGCGTATGGCAAGTTCACTCGCAGAAGTGCTGATTGTCACCGGCGGACTTGGGCCAACGCAAGATGACATCACCTTAGAAGTTGCTGCTAAAACCTTTTCCAAGCCGCTTTCACTTTCTGACGAACTGTTGAAAGAAATCGAAGCCTTCTTCCACAAACGAGGAAGGGTGATGGCGAGCTCCAACAAAAAGCAAGCTTACCTTCCCGAAGGTGCAAAGCCTTTGCACAATGAACTTGGCACTGCGCCTGGAGTGCATATTCAAGCAGATGGAGTGCATGTGTTTTTGCTGTCTGGCGTTCCTGCTGAAATGAAGCAAATGTTTGATGACTCTGTTGCAAAGTGGCTTGAAGAGAAAGCTAGCGCTAAGCCTTCTGATAAAACGCTACGCTGTTATGGAATTGGCGAGTCAGACCTTCAAGAAAAGCTTGAAGGTTTGAACTTACACGATTGTAGGTTGAGTTTTCGTGTGAAATTTCCAGAAATCTTGCTGAAAGTCGTAAGTTTTTCTGGAAACGCTGAAGCAGTGGATAAAGTTTCGGCCGAAATCACAAAACGGCTTGGCGCTTTTGTTTACGGCAAAGGCGAAGAAGATTTGGTGCAGCTTGTAGCAAAACAATTAACCCAGCAGAAAAAAACGCTGGCCTTGGCTGAGTCGTGCACGGGTGGTTATCTCTCTCATTTGCTCACCAATATTCCTGGAGCGTCGGCTTATCTCAATCGCACACTCGTTGTCTATGCAAACCAAGCGAAGCATGATGAGTTGGGCATTTCGGAAAAACTCTTGAAGGAAAAGGGTGCAGTTTCAAAAGAAGTGGCACTTGAAATGGCAAATGCTTTACGCAAAAAATCACATGCCGATTACGCGCTAAGCCTTACTGGTATTGCAGGTCCCGCTGGTGGAGCAAACGAAAAACCTCTTGGTACTGTCTATGTTGCGCTTTCATCTGTGAGCGAAACTCTCTGCGAACATTTTGTCTTTCACACCACCCGAACTTCATTCAAAGAACGTGCTGCTTGGGCTGCCTTAAATATTTTAAAAAATAGTCTTGATAAGTGA
- a CDS encoding phosphatidylglycerophosphatase A: MLQFFKLFATGFGVGFLPKAPGTFGTLLAIPCYILLSALPVPQYLTFLIGFIFFSIWVSGNAIKIFDKKDPSEVVIDEVVGYFVTMSFVPFSWMAVALGFVFFRLFDIVKVWPANWVDRRVGGGIGIVMDDVVAAIYANLLLRIVIYFL, translated from the coding sequence ATGCTTCAATTTTTCAAACTTTTTGCTACTGGTTTTGGAGTAGGTTTTCTTCCTAAAGCTCCGGGAACTTTTGGAACGCTGCTCGCAATCCCTTGCTATATCTTGCTTTCCGCTTTGCCTGTTCCTCAATATCTCACGTTTCTCATTGGCTTTATCTTTTTTTCCATTTGGGTGTCAGGGAACGCCATCAAAATTTTCGATAAAAAAGATCCTTCCGAAGTCGTGATAGACGAAGTGGTGGGATACTTTGTGACCATGAGCTTTGTGCCGTTTTCATGGATGGCGGTTGCGTTGGGTTTTGTTTTCTTTCGTTTGTTTGACATTGTAAAAGTGTGGCCCGCAAATTGGGTGGACAGGCGCGTTGGCGGTGGTATTGGCATTGTGATGGATGATGTGGTGGCCGCTATTTATGCCAACTTGCTTTTGCGCATCGTGATTTATTTTCTCTAA